From the Sporocytophaga myxococcoides DSM 11118 genome, one window contains:
- a CDS encoding arylsulfatase, whose amino-acid sequence MNKSILFSALLGLFSQGLHAQYDPTQQWNGKIGKTLPESQPYKAEPIVKATKGAPNVVWILLDDVGFGAISSFGGLIQTPTFDSLANNGLKYTNFHTTAICSPTRATLITGRNQHSAHMGLFPETAVNYPGYDARIPFEKATIAEVLRENGYNTFALGKWHITPVNEATQAGPFNRWPTGRGFDKYYGFLYGETDQFHPQLVEGTTPVETDNGTHLNTLLADKAIKYITDQKSTSPDKPFFLYLATGAGHAPHQVEKEWIDKYKGKFDQGWDYYREQVLANQKKLGIVPQNVVLPPHNPGIKSWDSLSVDEKKLFTRFFEVYAGFISQTDYEIGRIVKHLKKLNQLDNTLIVLVVGDNGASKEGTFGGVVNGLGEYFEGNRENSGPKYDERIKNLLKSYDKIGTEYSSPNYPLGWAQATNTPFRYWKQDANSEGGTRNPLIVFYPKGIKDKGGIRDQYTHVNSVWPTTVELIGAKVPQVINGYVQEPAEGISLGYTIDNPKAPSRHNVQYYEISGTRSIYKDGWKAGTLHKPGTPFEKDKWELYNLNEDYNERFDLAAKNPEKLKELQDIFDSEAQKYNVYPLKDGLSTSFGAGQSAYEGQSTVVLYPGVAQIFGASGPSLTARPFSITADVEITDKTNEGALLAVGSRFEGFSFFVKEGKLQVAHNHNSKVTYLVSDRPVPTGKVALRFDFNFTQPKAQGESAGKEILYINNQKVAEKDITPVHAYIFAYDEGLDVGRDQLTPVADKYKSPFKFTGKLNNITINYPQNNREAQEKSRE is encoded by the coding sequence ATGAATAAATCTATACTCTTCTCCGCCTTGCTGGGGCTGTTTTCACAAGGCTTACATGCCCAATATGACCCCACTCAGCAATGGAATGGCAAGATAGGTAAAACCCTTCCCGAATCTCAGCCCTACAAAGCCGAACCAATAGTAAAAGCTACGAAGGGAGCTCCAAACGTAGTCTGGATATTGCTTGATGATGTTGGCTTCGGAGCCATCTCCTCTTTCGGAGGACTTATCCAAACACCAACATTTGACAGTCTTGCCAACAACGGACTCAAATATACCAACTTTCATACAACCGCAATCTGCTCTCCTACACGTGCCACATTGATTACAGGACGTAACCAACATTCGGCTCATATGGGCTTATTTCCGGAAACCGCTGTTAACTATCCAGGTTATGATGCTAGAATTCCTTTTGAGAAAGCAACCATTGCTGAAGTATTGCGTGAAAACGGATACAATACATTTGCTCTGGGAAAATGGCATATTACACCTGTTAATGAAGCCACTCAGGCCGGTCCGTTTAATCGTTGGCCAACAGGCAGAGGCTTTGACAAATACTATGGTTTTCTCTATGGCGAAACGGACCAATTCCATCCTCAGCTTGTGGAAGGAACTACACCGGTTGAAACTGACAATGGCACACACCTTAATACATTACTTGCCGACAAAGCAATAAAATACATCACCGATCAGAAATCTACATCACCGGATAAGCCTTTCTTCCTGTATCTGGCAACCGGTGCAGGTCATGCTCCTCATCAGGTAGAAAAGGAATGGATAGACAAATACAAAGGTAAGTTTGATCAAGGCTGGGACTATTATCGTGAGCAGGTATTAGCCAATCAGAAGAAACTGGGCATCGTTCCTCAGAATGTAGTATTGCCTCCACACAACCCTGGTATCAAAAGCTGGGATTCATTGTCTGTTGATGAGAAAAAATTGTTCACAAGATTCTTTGAAGTATATGCAGGCTTTATTTCTCAGACTGACTATGAAATCGGAAGAATTGTGAAGCATCTTAAAAAGCTTAATCAGCTTGACAATACATTGATTGTTCTTGTTGTTGGGGATAATGGTGCAAGCAAAGAAGGAACCTTCGGAGGAGTTGTTAATGGCCTTGGCGAATATTTTGAAGGCAACAGAGAGAATAGTGGTCCAAAGTATGACGAAAGAATCAAAAACCTTTTAAAGAGCTATGACAAAATAGGAACTGAATATTCTAGTCCCAACTACCCTCTTGGATGGGCACAAGCGACTAATACGCCTTTCAGATACTGGAAACAAGACGCGAACTCAGAAGGTGGAACCAGAAACCCTTTAATTGTTTTTTATCCAAAAGGAATTAAAGACAAAGGTGGAATACGTGATCAATATACGCACGTTAACAGTGTATGGCCAACTACAGTAGAATTGATAGGAGCTAAAGTACCACAGGTGATTAACGGTTATGTTCAGGAACCAGCAGAAGGTATAAGCCTTGGTTATACTATTGATAATCCGAAAGCTCCCAGCAGGCATAATGTTCAATATTATGAAATTTCAGGAACACGTTCCATTTACAAAGATGGCTGGAAAGCAGGTACATTACACAAGCCAGGAACTCCTTTTGAGAAAGACAAATGGGAGCTTTACAACCTGAATGAAGACTATAACGAACGTTTTGATCTTGCTGCCAAAAATCCCGAAAAACTAAAAGAACTTCAGGACATATTTGACAGTGAAGCCCAAAAATACAATGTATATCCATTAAAAGACGGCTTATCTACCAGCTTTGGCGCAGGACAAAGTGCTTATGAAGGACAATCTACAGTTGTATTATATCCGGGAGTAGCTCAGATTTTCGGAGCATCAGGACCATCATTGACAGCAAGACCATTCAGCATTACTGCAGATGTTGAAATTACAGATAAAACAAATGAAGGAGCTCTGCTCGCCGTAGGAAGCAGATTTGAAGGTTTTAGTTTCTTTGTAAAAGAAGGAAAACTCCAGGTAGCGCATAATCATAACTCTAAAGTAACTTACCTTGTCTCTGACAGACCAGTCCCAACAGGAAAAGTTGCATTACGTTTTGATTTCAATTTTACACAACCTAAAGCTCAGGGAGAGTCTGCAGGTAAAGAAATCTTGTATATCAATAATCAGAAAGTTGCAGAAAAGGATATCACTCCTGTCCATGCGTATATATTTGCATATGACGAAGGTCTTGATGTTGGCAGAGACCAGCTAACACCTGTTGCTGATAAATACAAATCCCCATTTAAATTTACGGGCAAGTTGAATAATATTACAATCAACTATCCTCAGAATAACAGAGAAGCTCAGGAAAAAAGCCGAGAATAG
- a CDS encoding serine hydrolase domain-containing protein, whose protein sequence is MKQLFIIFLSFITISCQSQNKLNLEELETIPGLYSAVVLQNDTVAFRKFYNGKDDETYFHIHSETKSIMALLIGIAIDKGFIKSVDQTISDFYPVILDDTSKLKKQITIRHLLNQTSGLAAIEWPNSMCDQWLNSPNPSLFLLSLPMDAVPGSKFSYSTPASHLLSGIVTKATGMETADFANKYLLNPLGITDHKWVKLHDGFYDGGGTAVQFKTDDMLKIARLILNKGTHKSKVLISQKYIEQVFPKEKKMLAPWGLKNSYYNFCWYSADFEGYEVRYAIGYGGQFIFIIPALNTVIAVNHNTRVVDPNKQSGVFLEKSFPVIFKKVLAASKGRGE, encoded by the coding sequence ATGAAACAGCTTTTCATAATTTTTCTATCATTCATTACAATCTCCTGTCAAAGTCAGAATAAATTAAATCTTGAAGAACTTGAGACCATTCCTGGTTTATATTCAGCTGTTGTTCTTCAGAATGATACGGTGGCATTCAGAAAGTTTTATAATGGCAAGGATGATGAAACTTATTTTCATATTCATTCAGAAACTAAAAGTATCATGGCACTACTTATTGGTATTGCTATCGATAAGGGTTTTATAAAAAGCGTAGACCAGACCATTTCAGATTTTTATCCTGTAATTCTGGATGATACTTCTAAACTGAAAAAACAAATAACAATCAGACATCTGTTGAATCAGACCTCTGGACTTGCTGCTATTGAATGGCCAAATTCAATGTGTGACCAATGGCTTAATAGTCCGAATCCATCATTGTTTCTATTGTCATTGCCAATGGATGCTGTTCCTGGAAGTAAATTTTCTTATAGTACACCTGCTTCTCATTTGCTTTCTGGTATTGTAACAAAGGCCACTGGTATGGAAACTGCAGACTTTGCTAATAAATACTTACTTAATCCTTTAGGTATTACTGATCATAAATGGGTTAAACTTCATGATGGTTTCTATGATGGAGGAGGAACTGCTGTTCAGTTTAAGACAGACGACATGCTTAAAATTGCCAGGCTAATCCTGAATAAGGGAACACATAAGAGCAAAGTTTTAATATCTCAAAAATACATAGAACAGGTTTTTCCCAAAGAGAAAAAGATGCTTGCGCCATGGGGATTGAAAAATTCATATTATAATTTTTGCTGGTACAGCGCGGACTTTGAGGGGTATGAAGTCAGGTATGCAATTGGATATGGAGGGCAATTTATTTTTATAATACCAGCTCTTAATACTGTTATAGCAGTGAATCACAATACAAGGGTTGTTGATCCAAATAAGCAATCGGGAGTGTTTCTGGAGAAAAGTTTCCCCGTGATATTTAAGAAAGTGCTGGCAGCTTCGAAGGGAAGAGGAGAGTGA
- a CDS encoding DUF3859 domain-containing protein produces the protein MKQILILTIGILALINPQTIIAQGEKVLKVREINYGESRTEKQYESKMKNSPSGHHNTTSYQLQITERTDTINAKLGAQFGIEYELISNQKENTIIQITWIFPDGMKDQKGKTLKELTYNAPKVTNSYTYSNYTLEGENEVVKGQWIFIISKDGKELYRKIFFLI, from the coding sequence ATGAAACAAATTTTAATTCTTACTATCGGAATATTAGCTTTAATTAACCCCCAGACTATAATTGCTCAAGGTGAAAAAGTTTTAAAAGTTAGGGAGATAAATTATGGGGAATCCAGGACTGAAAAACAATATGAGTCTAAAATGAAAAATTCACCAAGTGGACATCATAATACTACATCATATCAGCTACAAATAACTGAACGGACAGATACTATTAATGCAAAATTAGGGGCACAATTTGGCATAGAATACGAATTGATTAGCAACCAAAAAGAAAATACTATTATACAGATTACATGGATATTTCCTGATGGAATGAAGGATCAAAAAGGTAAGACCTTAAAAGAATTAACTTATAATGCTCCTAAAGTAACTAATTCATATACATATTCTAATTATACACTTGAAGGAGAAAATGAAGTAGTAAAAGGACAATGGATTTTTATAATAAGTAAAGATGGGAAGGAACTTTATCGAAAGATTTTTTTTCTAATTTAA
- a CDS encoding LuxR C-terminal-related transcriptional regulator → MSTITRPILGNRSYYQMQNELNHLVNKFSSKEELSRRDRETLLRNPAFYEFLKNSAGVVAITDFQTKEYVFLSENFEEITGHKRAEFYESGFVKTISIFPSAHADIIIHKIFPTMFDFFQKSADAGIIEDVRVSYSTRFIRIDGTEGWCLHQMKVLHTDENNKILFGLKMMFDITDIKKDETINLVLAKRDANGIFRNTSVLSFLCGSDPFDLSAREREVLTMIGEGMSSKEISNALFISKHTVYNHRKNMLKKMDVKTTGELLTKAMAHGVI, encoded by the coding sequence ATGAGCACAATCACTCGGCCAATTTTGGGAAACAGATCATATTATCAGATGCAAAATGAGCTTAACCACCTTGTGAATAAATTCTCAAGTAAAGAAGAGCTTAGCAGAAGAGATAGAGAAACTCTGCTCAGGAATCCTGCCTTCTATGAATTTCTTAAGAATAGTGCTGGGGTTGTCGCGATTACGGATTTTCAGACTAAGGAATATGTTTTCCTGAGTGAAAATTTTGAAGAAATTACCGGACATAAAAGAGCAGAATTTTATGAATCTGGATTTGTTAAAACTATTTCCATTTTTCCATCTGCACATGCGGATATAATTATCCATAAAATCTTCCCGACAATGTTTGATTTTTTTCAAAAAAGCGCGGATGCTGGAATTATTGAAGATGTTAGAGTATCTTATTCAACCAGGTTTATAAGAATTGACGGTACAGAAGGCTGGTGTTTGCATCAGATGAAAGTGTTGCATACTGATGAAAACAACAAAATCCTGTTTGGTCTTAAGATGATGTTTGATATCACCGATATAAAAAAAGACGAGACGATAAATCTTGTACTCGCAAAACGTGACGCAAACGGTATATTCCGCAACACGAGTGTGCTATCTTTTCTCTGCGGTAGTGATCCTTTTGATCTCTCTGCAAGAGAAAGAGAAGTTTTAACTATGATAGGTGAAGGGATGAGCAGCAAAGAGATTTCCAATGCTCTGTTCATTAGTAAACACACAGTTTACAATCACAGGAAAAATATGTTAAAAAAGATGGATGTAAAAACTACCGGTGAACTTCTGACAAAAGCAATGGCTCACGGAGTAATTTAA
- a CDS encoding T9SS type A sorting domain-containing protein — MKKIILILLFIVNALAGYSGSVYLLGKNNHSGIHIEVWRYDGTLVDTTSTNGYGYFTIRYADTYTDYKLIATKQGYSSIVVDSVRASGSAYSSADGLIRPIDFKYNDEPVLRPVNGLKILKGYIDENLMDTTGFYLVESKCRIAKDIKVGAGVKICFMKGTFFYTENRYKISFEGTQTDSVRFIAYPNYNGNVGSSIDLYKNASADFSFCSFNTIFNIQLKDNQTKAIIKNCKIQYLTLKVQGIAEIRDNTILSLAINKEDDFVYNDNNLPEIKIENNKINSLTSRIIDGPIIIQGNKFSGPLQIDTVLSKMRVEGNILQNCYLNYLSGLDLSCNKVQGSFTISSYTTEGKIVVSDNAFVNKSGDIIIQNDLAGIEIRNNYFSIKRGRLKIRPGDYQWVSTRAALFENNTVSGDVIFLNDSENITRNVAMFRNIFGGEVMAGEINLEHNDNLFKKDVWCFCNVAAEFTNTLGYKTDRFNNIFSESISFINDTLPFLKESSEGIERRLGVKIESSCLNEYYKNAMVFSDDHSISGKISSESPDFTLAYVAAINIKNGKTSIQKTNNDGTYSIKGLKKGEYILYAIPRDTGYLVNNKYVITTLQEDYFPTYFLNKLDLKLANKLILTGDITEANISLIKRMQSNNTNDVVMGSIFYKDTTSSDAGTDWMGSSIGDNPFFAPDTKHYACLNLILYAVDENGLIVDWAKTNSGGGFIFANLPAGKFKVKTQRFGYHLENEESFIVEPGMTRVIGYLVKDDVNPTTSIFPVINERTNNVSPNPFQERFILKDLTNDEEVTVYDMMGNLVLKQVIQDEEILSIDGSLWPAGIYIVKTGDKINKIIKE, encoded by the coding sequence ATGAAAAAAATTATATTGATTTTATTATTCATTGTAAATGCATTGGCAGGTTATAGTGGATCTGTATATTTACTAGGAAAGAACAATCATAGTGGTATTCACATAGAAGTATGGAGATATGATGGAACTTTGGTAGATACCACATCAACGAATGGTTATGGCTATTTTACCATAAGATATGCAGATACTTATACAGATTATAAATTGATAGCAACGAAACAAGGATATAGCTCTATCGTTGTTGACTCTGTTCGTGCTTCTGGCAGTGCATATAGTTCTGCAGATGGATTAATTCGTCCGATAGACTTTAAATACAATGATGAGCCTGTCTTAAGGCCAGTCAATGGATTGAAAATTCTGAAAGGTTATATTGATGAAAACCTGATGGATACTACAGGGTTTTACCTTGTTGAGAGTAAGTGCAGAATTGCCAAGGATATTAAAGTAGGAGCAGGAGTGAAGATTTGTTTTATGAAGGGTACTTTCTTTTACACGGAAAACAGATACAAAATTTCTTTTGAAGGAACCCAAACTGATTCTGTTAGATTTATTGCTTATCCAAATTATAATGGAAATGTAGGAAGCTCTATTGACCTTTACAAAAATGCCTCTGCTGATTTCTCATTCTGTAGCTTCAATACCATATTTAATATTCAGTTAAAGGATAATCAAACAAAAGCAATTATAAAGAACTGTAAAATTCAATACCTGACTCTTAAAGTGCAGGGCATTGCTGAAATTAGAGATAATACAATCCTGAGCTTAGCGATCAATAAAGAAGATGATTTTGTCTATAATGATAATAATCTTCCAGAAATTAAAATTGAGAATAACAAGATAAACTCATTAACTTCTCGCATTATAGACGGCCCTATAATCATACAGGGCAATAAGTTTTCAGGTCCATTACAAATAGATACGGTACTTTCCAAGATGCGAGTCGAGGGCAATATTCTCCAGAATTGCTATTTAAATTATCTTAGCGGACTTGATTTAAGTTGTAATAAAGTTCAGGGGAGTTTCACCATATCCAGTTACACTACAGAAGGTAAAATTGTAGTTTCGGACAATGCTTTTGTTAATAAGTCAGGCGATATTATTATTCAAAATGATCTTGCTGGTATTGAGATCAGGAATAATTATTTTTCAATAAAAAGAGGAAGACTTAAGATACGACCGGGAGATTATCAATGGGTGAGCACAAGAGCAGCATTGTTTGAAAATAACACTGTTTCGGGTGATGTCATTTTTTTAAATGATTCTGAGAATATAACAAGGAATGTAGCCATGTTCCGGAATATATTCGGAGGAGAGGTGATGGCAGGAGAAATAAACCTTGAACATAATGATAATCTTTTTAAAAAAGATGTTTGGTGTTTTTGTAATGTAGCAGCTGAATTTACTAATACATTAGGCTATAAAACTGACAGGTTTAATAATATCTTTAGTGAAAGCATTTCTTTTATCAATGATACCTTACCTTTTTTAAAAGAATCTTCCGAAGGTATTGAGCGCCGTCTTGGTGTTAAAATTGAAAGTTCTTGTTTGAATGAGTATTATAAAAACGCAATGGTGTTTTCTGATGATCATAGTATATCAGGAAAAATTTCTTCTGAATCTCCCGACTTCACTTTAGCCTATGTTGCTGCTATCAATATAAAGAATGGAAAAACTTCTATTCAAAAAACAAATAATGATGGAACATATAGTATTAAAGGATTAAAAAAAGGTGAATATATACTTTATGCAATACCTCGTGACACGGGGTATTTAGTAAACAATAAGTATGTGATTACAACCCTTCAGGAGGATTATTTCCCAACATACTTTTTAAATAAGTTGGATTTAAAGTTAGCCAATAAACTTATTTTAACGGGTGACATTACAGAGGCTAATATTTCTTTGATAAAAAGAATGCAAAGTAATAATACAAATGATGTTGTTATGGGTTCTATCTTCTATAAAGACACTACATCCAGTGATGCTGGCACAGATTGGATGGGCTCTTCAATAGGTGATAATCCTTTTTTTGCTCCTGATACCAAACATTATGCATGTCTTAACCTTATACTTTATGCAGTAGATGAAAATGGTCTAATTGTAGATTGGGCTAAAACAAATAGTGGTGGAGGGTTTATATTTGCAAACCTTCCTGCCGGAAAATTCAAAGTAAAGACACAACGTTTTGGGTACCATCTAGAAAACGAAGAATCGTTTATTGTAGAGCCTGGTATGACTAGAGTTATAGGTTATCTTGTAAAAGATGATGTGAATCCTACTACATCTATTTTCCCGGTTATAAATGAAAGAACGAATAATGTTAGCCCCAACCCTTTTCAGGAGAGGTTTATTCTGAAAGACTTGACCAATGATGAGGAAGTTACTGTTTATGATATGATGGGGAACCTTGTACTAAAACAGGTTATACAGGATGAAGAAATACTTTCAATTGATGGCTCTTTATGGCCAGCCGGAATATATATTGTAAAAACAGGAGATAAAATCAATAAAATAATTAAAGAATAA